In a single window of the Anguilla rostrata isolate EN2019 chromosome 4, ASM1855537v3, whole genome shotgun sequence genome:
- the mos gene encoding proto-oncogene serine/threonine-protein kinase mos: MPSPIPLTRLLPKEFYPSLDFGVCSSPLAKYTNDSTLHVPSQYFHGRVARKIWSSVINWKELRSLQVIGSGGFGSVYKGLYFGETVAIKKVKKYSKNKLASRQSFWSELNAAHLQHKNIIRIIAATTCMPENSDNDDNIGTILMEYAGCLNLQYLIYGTTSTLGKDKCLKYSKDIVNGLFFLHSHVIVHLDLKPANILVTDGDTCKIADFGSSQKLEFDRDSSAIIPRMSHVGGTYTHRAPELLKGEDVTLMADIYSFGITFWQLITGEQPYAGDRQPVLYAVVAYNLRPSVTSVFFLKTAWGQTCKSVLEKCWNGDPTQRPSSRDLIKEIEIMQCSGQT; this comes from the coding sequence ATGCCCTCTCCTATCCCACTGACTCGTCTGTTGCCCAAGGAATTTTACCCGTCTCTTGATTTCGGAGTTTGCAGCAGTCCGTTAGCAAAATACACTAATGATTCAACTTTACACGTGCCATCTCAATACTTTCACGGCAGAGTTGCACGCAAAATCTGGTCGTCTGTCATCAATTGGAAAGAACTACGGTCTCTCCAGGTCATTGGATCTGGCGGATTTGGATCAGTTTACAAAGGGCTTTACTTCGGCGAGACTGTTGCAATCAAAAAGGTGAAGAAGTACTCAAAAAACAAGCTCGCCTCGAGGCAAAGCTTCTGGTCAGAGCTTAACGCAGCTCATcttcaacacaaaaacattattaGAATTATAGCTGCTACAACTTGTATGCCTGAAAATTCGGACAATGATGACAATATTGGAACCATATTGATGGAGTATGCAGGATGTttaaatttacagtatttaatcTATGGTACCACTAGCACATTGGGGAAGGACAAGtgtttgaaatattcaaaagacATTGTAAACGGGCTATTTTTTCTGCATTCACATGTAATTGTACATCTAGATCTAAAACCAGCGAATATCCTTGTCACCGACGGTGATACCTGCAAAATCGCAGACTTTGGAAGTTCGCAGAAATTGGAATTTGACCGAGATTCGTCCGCTATAATCCCGCGTATGTCTCACGTGGGGGGTACgtatacacacagagcacctgaACTCCTGAAAGGGGAAGACGTTACCTTGATGGCAGACATTTACTCGTTTGGAATTACCTTTTGGCAACTGATTACAGGAGAGCAGCCGTACGCAGGAGATCGCCAGCCGGTATTGTACGCCGTTGTTGCATATAATTTGCGCCCATCTGTCACAAGTGTGTTTTTCCTGAAGACAGCATGGGGTCAAACCTGCAAGTCGGTTCTCGAAAAATGTTGGAACGGCGACCCAACTCAAAGACCCAGCTCCAGAGACCTTATTAAAGAAATTGAAATTATGCAGTGTTCTGGACAAACTTGA
- the plag1 gene encoding zinc finger protein PLAG1, protein MATVIPGDLEEVKDTQRVLSATGKRKRSEGKPRKNFPCQLCEKAFNSVEKLKVHSYSHTGERPYRCTHQDCSKAFVSKYKLLRHMATHSPEKTHKCNYCEKMFHRKDHLKNHLHTHDPNKEAFTCEECGKNYNTKLGFKRHLALHAANNGDLTCKVCQQTFASTGVLLEHLKTHAGKSSGGTKEKKHQCEHCDRRFYTRKDVRRHMVVHTGRKDFLCQYCAQRFGRKDHLTRHMKKSHTQELLKVKTEPMDLLDPFSCNITVPVKDELHSMMSISSSELASKPFANTLQLNIFNTQIQSMQSSGPTHQMVSTTLPLGMTCPLDMDSTVHPSHQFSLKYQLGSTSYALSMPEKEQPLKGEIESYLMELQSNMPSSSEDTPITASKLDLEPQVGLDETSEDVSLPKISGVASASESLHSSSLDFSQLFNFLPLNGPPYSQSVPGGGLGIGYAQEEALSLPQLPPQSQEPQDPGSGVCVSPLHGLSSSFASNLNSTTTLPRFHQAFQ, encoded by the exons ATGGCCACGGTAATACCTGGGGATTTAGAAGAAGTTAAGGATACCCAGAGGGTCCTGTCAGCAACAGGGAAGCGTAAGAGAAGTGAAGGCAAGCCCAGGAAAAATTTCCCCTGCCAGCTGTGTGAGAAGGCCTTTAACAGTGTTGAGAAATTGAAGGTCCACTCTTACTCACACACCGGCGAGCGCCCGTACCGGTGTACACACCAAGACTGCAGCAAGGCCTTTGTTTCTAAATACAAGCTGCTAAG GCATATGGCTACTCATTCTCCAGAGAAAACCCACAAGTGTAATTATTGTGAGAAAATGTTCCATCGCAAGGACCACCTAAAGAATCACCTTCACACACATGATCCAAACAAAGAGGCGTTCACCTGTGAAGAATGCGGCAAGAACTACAACACAAAGCTGGGCTTCAAGCGCCACCTGGCCTTACACGCTGCCAACAATGGCGACCTCACCTGCAAGGTCTGCCAGCAGACGTTTGCCAGCACTGGCGTGCTACTGGAGCACCTGAAGACTCACGCTGGGAAGTCTTCAGGTGGGACCAAAGAGAAGAAGCACCAGTGCGAGCACTGCGACCGCCGCTTCTACACCCGCAAGGACGTTCGAAGGCACATGGTCGTGCACACTGGGAGGAAGGACTTCCTCTGCCAGTACTGCGCACAGAGGTTTGGCCGCAAGGACCATCTCACCCGACACATGAAGAAAAGCCACACGCAAGAACTACTAAAAGTCAAAACGGAGCCCATGGATCTTTTGGACCCGTTCTCCTGTAACATAACTGTGCCAGTCAAAGACGAATTGCATTCGATGATGTCAATATCTTCCAGTGAGCTTGCCTCCAAGCCATTTGCCAATACTTTGCAGCTGAACATCTTCAACACCCAGATCCAGTCCATGCAGAGCAGTGGACCTACACACCAAATGGTCTCCACGACCCTGCCTTTAGGGATGACCTGTCCCCTAGACATGGACTCGACTGTCCACCCCTCCCACCAATTCTCTTTAAAATACCAGCTTGGTTCTACCTCGTATGCTCTTTCCATGCCGGAAAAAGAACAGCCATTAAAGGGAGAAATAGAAAGCTATCTAATGGAACTACAAAGCAATATGCCGTCCTCATCAGAGGACACACCGATCACTGCTTCAAAACTAGATTTAGAGCCCCAAGTAGGTCTTGACGAGACGTCGGAGGATGTCTCTCTCCCAAAAATCTCGGGCGTTGCCTCGGCCAGTGAATCCCTTCACTCCTCCTCCTTAGACTTCTCCCAGCTGTTTAACTTCCTCCCTTTGAATGGGCCCCCATACAGCCAGTCTGTTCCAGGGGGAGGCCTTGGAATCGGCTACGCCCAAGAGGaagcactctctctccctcagctccCTCCACAGTCCCAGGAGCCCCAGGACCCAGGAAGTGGGGTGTGTGTCAGCCCCCTCCACGGGCTGTCCTCATCGTTCGCATCCAACCTAAACTCCACGACCACCCTGCCTCGCTTTCATCAAGCTTTTCAGTAA